The genome window CCACAGGGCCCCTGCCAGAGAGGAGGCTAGGGCTCCGCAGCGGCTACAGTCACTAGGGCGGACATATTGCTAGCCCTGTATTGGCAGTGATGAGGGATCCAGCACCATAACTGATGAGTTAAAGGACAGCACTGGGGTGCAACAGGGTGGCACTAAAACTGGTGCCTGTGTTTCCCAAGAGGCAGAGCAGCTCTCGTCTGTCACAAAGACCAGCTTCGTCAGGTAGTGTGTGAACCTGCCTCATCTGACGCCCAACATGATGGGTGATCCTTTTACCTGACCTTGGTCTACAGACTCTGCCACTCCTTGCTGTTGTCTGCTGATTCTCCACCCAGTCCTCCAAGGTGTTATCGGGTGCGACACTTAATTTAGGTGTCAGCTTGGTTCCATTGCGTTAGGATATGACATATGTGACTCTGTTCTGATACTGATAacgttctttttttaattttttattttttttttttttttgatggagtcttgctctgtcatctaggctggagtgcagtcgcactaTCTCaactcattgtaacctctgcctccagcgttcaagtgattctcatgcctcagcctcccaagtagctggtattacaggcgtgggcaaccacacttggctaatttttgtatttttagtagaggcagggttttaccatgttggaggctggtctccaactcctgacttcaaatgatccacctgccttggcctccgaaagtgctgggattacagatgtgagccactgtgcccggccatataCTGATAACTTTCACAAAACTAACACATACCTtcactcattttaattttcttcccttcttaaaatttctttcccCAACTGTATAAACCATCCTCTTCCATCTCTTTTGAGACCTCATCAGTGATCTCTTTTCAGAATCTccagcctctttctctttcttcctctttatcaTGTGAACATGCTTGTGACTCTCCTGTCTaggattttaaaaagacacaaaaccCTTTTTCCTTACACCCCCGATAACTGACTTGCCTATTTCTGGCAAACCAGAGCCAAACTTCTTGAAACACTCGATTCTTGCTGCCTGTGTTTTCTCACCTCCCATTCATTCCTTAATGAGTTCAGCCTAGTGTTAGCCTCCCCCAGTCCACTGTAACCTTCTGATGTCTAAAGCGTAAGAGCGTATTGTGGGCAGGGTTTCCACTGTTGAGAAGGTGGTGGCTTCCTGAGGAAGGAGGAATTCCAGATCTGAGAGGGCTTAGCAGGACACTGGGGCTCATGGGTAGAGGTGAGGAGGAACTAGGCCTGCCAACAGGGCAGGGTCCTCGGGCACAGACTTCAGCTAAGTTTCAGGAGTTAGGTGGGTTCCAGGAAAGAACAAAGGCTAATGGTCCTGGCCACCCATACACAGCAAGTGAGCTCAGCACTTTCTCAAGGGGAGGACCAGGGGTGAGGAAAGCTGGAGAGAGAGACATCTGGGGTTTTGGTATAAGCCACAACTAGGCCTTCCCCTCAGACCCAGGACTCCAGTTTGGATCAATGTTCTAAAGAGCTGTCCTTGAAGAGCGTTGATGGAAGCCAGAATCTCATCTCCTCTTGATAAATCATAGTACAAGCCCAGGATTCTTACACACCTCTCCCTCATCTTCCCACTCTTCCAGACAGATGTCCAAAGCCAGCCAGAAGTGAGATTTGCACGTCCCCGGCTGAGTCAGGAGGCAGATATCCCAGCCACATATGCCCCCACACACTAGCCTTAACCATATTTTTTTATTGAGCCATTTGGATGGGGGTTAGTGATAAAAGAGTTCTTACTCCTCATCACAGTGTCCCTGCCAAGGAGAGGGGACTCAGCAGCTGCTGCAGCTACTGGGGTAAACATCCCAGTGCAGGCCAATGGCATCAATGACGGAACCAGACCGGCCACTGATGAAGCGGAGCACGGTGTTGGGGTGCAAGGGGACAGCATTGAAACTTGTGCCGCTGTCTTTCCCAAAAGCCAGATAGCGGCCCTTGTCTGTCACAAAGACCAACTTCTTCAGGTACCACTTGTACTTCCCGGAAACCTGGATCACTGATTCCCCAGGGTGCAGAAAGATCTCCTCCAGGTCTCCACTGCGGCCACCCACATAGTCACTCCACTTAGTGCCATAGCGCACCTGGAGACTGagaaagaggggaggaggaaggagaaagaagggtgATGACAGGGATGACAAGTCTCCTGCTAGTCCTACAGACTGTGAAGCCTGGGTGAGCCCTGGAAGATCCTACAGGGAACTTCAATTATTTTGCCAGCAAAGagactctgtcatccaggcaggagcgcagtggcatgatcttggctcactgcagcctcaacatcctgggctcaaacaatcctcccgcctctccctcctgagtagttgaggctacaggtgcccaccaccatgcccagctaatttttgtttttgtttttgtttttctttggtagacatggggtcttggtATCTTGCCCAAGCTGagctagaactcctggcctcaagtgatctgcctctgcctccccctcccaaagCATTGtaatgacaggtatgagccactgcacccagccagcaacTCAAAGAATCTTACCCTACGATGAAGTAGTTGTTAACTCGGACCCGGAGGGCGGTGATGGGGCCGTCCAACTGGTTGCTAGAATGAGAGAATCGCTTTCCGCCACCACCTCCATACTCTCCACTATAGGAGGAAGACCTGGCCTGAACTGGAGGGGCAAGCAGGAGTTGGAGGGAGAAATCTTCCAGGTGTTCAGTTTCTCTGCACCACCCCTGTTCCTCCCACAACTCAGCTCCTGAAACCAGCCTCCAAAAGCCTTGGCCAACAGCAGTGCCCAAGGCTGCCTTCCCATGTCCCCATTACCAGGCTCTGGTATCTCACTTACTGGCAttggcagaggctgaggcacagagaagggcTAGGAGAGCGACTGTCAACATTCTGAGGCTGGAGTGGGAAGAAAAGAGCAAATGAAGATTCACCTTTTTCCTTGTGGACTTGATTGACCCAGACACTCCTGACCTGTGGCTCAGACCAAGGCTTCTTCAGTCCTTCAACTCAGACCTAGCAGACCCAGTCTTGAGCTTAGAAACGACTGTCCATAGCCTGTAGTCCTGTTCCTCCCTGATGCTACCTTCTATGTTCCTGATCCCTCCAGCTCTCCCTGGTCTGGCTGTAGCCAAGCCCTCCTCTTTTCTCTCAAGCCTGAAAATAAACCCTAACTATCTAGATTAAGCCTTATTCCATCCTGGCACAAAGcagaaaagttttctgaaatcAGCCAAGCTCAGGTCCATTTGGGTTGGTGTGGCCATAGCCAGGAAAGAAGTTATCTAAGGAGGGAGTAGAGGGCCTCTCGCAAGCAAAGAGAGCTGAGTTTACCAAGCCCAGAGGCTGAGCAAAGAAAGCCTCACCATCTGTGGTGAATTGGCCTGACTTACGGGGCACCTGGAGCATGGTTTAAATCCCTAGCATTCACCTGGTCTCGAGGAAAGAAGAATTTTCAAGGTGCCTCTATGTCACCTGGGGAGCAGAGTTCGTGACAGAAGGGACTGTGCCAGCACCAGTATCCAAGCAGTGCTGGTGGAACTAGGACAGACAGAGAAGTTGCAGAAGGAGTTGGGACCAGCTCAAGATATTAGACCCCAGGTACCTGGTCTATGTGTCACTATTCTTTTCTCCACTAACACACATCTGGCCATGTCCATTCCCCTGAACATCCCAGGTGTCCCCAGTCCTTCAGCAGAGACCTAGACAGCTTTGCACCTAAGATTAGTGCAGACCCAGGAGCCCCAATTAACTCAAGTCTTTCCTGCCACTCCTTCCAGGCATCCTATTCACCAGCTCAGATTTGAATTCCCCCCCATCTCAGATTCAGGCATCTTTGCCACCCCTCACCTGGCAGTTTCAGATGCAAAGCAGCCCCCTGAAAACTTCCAGACGTTTTATACCAGGTCCAAGCCCTCCCCCTGCCTTTATTGTGTGAACCTCACCTCCTGAGCAAACATGAGCAATCTCTTCGGATCAGGTGTCAGGCGAGGTCTGGAACACATTATCCTGCCTCTCCCCCATAGTCAACAGATACTATAGCATAGGGGAAGATTCTTTAagttcctggctgggcatggtggctcacaccataGTCAACAGATACTACAGCATAGGGTAAGATTCTTTGAGTTCCTGGCtgtacatggtggctcacacctgtcattacaatgctttgggaggcagaggcagatcgcttgaggccaggagttctagctCAGCcagggcaagatagtgagaccccatgtctatcaaaacaaaaaacaaaaacaaaaattagccgggcaaggtgacgAGCACCTGTAgcctcaactactcaggagggaggtggggaggatcgcctgagcccaggacattgaggctgcagtgagacaagatcatgccactgcactccagcctaggtgacaggtgGCAAGGTGGAGTCCACTCTGGGCCAAGTGCCATATATCAGGAGGAACATAGTAAACTTAAGGTCACCACCAGCAGCTCTGGGTGGGCAAAGTAGCATATCACCTCTAGGCTTGGTAGATGCCCTCCCCTGAAATCTGCCATCTGTCAGGACAAACAGAGCCCCTCCCAGGCATTTGAAATGTAGATTCTTCCAGAAAGGGAATGTATTCCCAAAACCTTATACTTAGGAGTGCCGACTATTTgccagacatttttttctttcctttttctaataTTATGAAAAATCCAAACACATGTAAAAGTTTACAGAACTGTacagtggccgggcacggtggctcacgcctgtaatccaacactttgggaggccaaggcaggtggatcacctgaggtcaggagtttgagaccagcttggccaacatggtgaaaccctgtctctagtaaaattacaaaaagtggCCGGGTGTGATAGCtggtgcctgtgattccagctagttaggaggcagaggcaggagaatcacttgaacctgaggggcagaggttgcagtgagctgagattgcgccactgcactctagcctgggcaacacagtgagactccatctcaaaaaaaaaaagaaagaaagaaag of Rhinopithecus roxellana isolate Shanxi Qingling chromosome 20, ASM756505v1, whole genome shotgun sequence contains these proteins:
- the ZG16 gene encoding zymogen granule membrane protein 16; its protein translation is MLTVALLALLCASASANAIQARSSSYSGEYGGGGGKRFSHSSNQLDGPITALRVRVNNYFIVGLQVRYGTKWSDYVGGRSGDLEEIFLHPGESVIQVSGKYKWYLKKLVFVTDKGRYLAFGKDSGTSFNAVPLHPNTVLRFISGRSGSVIDAIGLHWDVYPSSCSSC